The Lagopus muta isolate bLagMut1 chromosome 8, bLagMut1 primary, whole genome shotgun sequence genome contains a region encoding:
- the C8H2orf76 gene encoding UPF0538 protein C2orf76 homolog, protein MSAESSTITVRLVRSFEHRNFRPVVYHGVNLDQTVKQFIAFVQKDVPSRTGLPPPFKAYKYDTMKIIHQAHKSKTGDLVVSLEDDDKLILKEDSTLKAAGVANETELAFFCEEDYRNYKANPVSAW, encoded by the exons aTGTCAGCAGAAAGCTCAACCATCACAGTTCGCCTTGTTCGCTCCTTTGAGCACCGGAATTTCAGGCCTGTGGTTTATCATGGAGTTAACTTGGATCAGACAGTGAAGCAGTTCATTGCTTTTGTGCAGAAGG ATGTGCCTTCAAGAACAggtcttcctcctccttttaaAGCTTACAAATACG atacaATGAAGATTATTCACCAAGCTCACAAATCTAAG ACTGGTGATCTAGTAGTGAGTTTGGAAGATGATGACAAACTGATTTTGAAAGAAGACAGCACACTGAAAGCAGCTGGAGTAG CAAATGAGACCGAATTAGCATTCTTCTGTGAGGAAGATTACAGAAACTACAAAGCTAATCCTGTTTCGGCCTGGTGA
- the DBI gene encoding acyl-CoA-binding protein, translating to MSEAAFQKAAEEVKQLKSQPTDQEMLDVYSHYKQATVGDVNTDRPGMLDFKGKAKWDAWNALKGMSKEDAMKAYVAKVEELKGKYGI from the exons ATGTCTGAG GCCGCGTTCCAGAAGGCAGCTGAGGAGGTGAAGCAGCTCAAGTCGCAGCCTACGGACCAGGAGATGCTCGACGTGTACAGCCACTACAAGCAGGCCACGGTGGGCGACGTGAACACGG ATCGCCCTGGTATGCTTGACTtcaaaggcaaagcaaagtgGGATGCCTGGAATGCATTGAAAG GAATGTCCAAAGAAGATGCAATGAAAGCTTATGTAGCAAAAGTGGAAGAGCTAAAGGGCAAATATGGTATCTGA